A stretch of Acropora muricata isolate sample 2 chromosome 7, ASM3666990v1, whole genome shotgun sequence DNA encodes these proteins:
- the LOC136923444 gene encoding uromodulin-like, with the protein MVSVSLFQNTNIPEDSGARKMNNFTFKAHRKAFHFALLIASIYAFGYAVKEISAQKEDGTAGGSRHINFIEDKFFYLNIAVVSRRFVERSLQCALMCLESLPCFSFNLAAIPDNNDKLLCEHLPSDKYNNSEKFIPSNAFHHFSIWSPCSAVVCGNNGKCVALYKENSYVCLCKEGFTGRNCETVAPGCASYTTLNASDRNVHYRGKKKCDNNLETKWYRFQGQTGKQLAVKCPPVWRCNTALTGWMKGKHPNVEDGIVKRQVCFHGYGKCCYKTTTIDVRSCGAYFVYKLRKVSICNSRYCGTG; encoded by the exons ATGGTCTCCGTGAGCTTGTTCCAGAACACAAACATCCCTGAAGATTCAGGCGCGAGAAAGATGAACAATTTTACCTTCAAAGCACATAGGAAAGCATTCCACTTTGCACTTTTGATCGCGTCCATATACGCATTCGGTTACGCTGTTAAAG AGATTTCAGCTCAAAAGGAAGATGGAACGGCTGGCGGAAGCCGTCATATCAATTTTATTGAAGACAAATTCTTCTACTTGAATATCGCAGTTGTAAGCCGACGTTTCGTTGAGCGAAGTCTCCAATGCGCGCTAATGTGTTTGGAAAGTCTGCCTTGCTTTTCATTCAACCTGGCTGCCATCCCGGACAACAACGATAAACTGTTATGTGAACACCTCCCTTCCGACAAGTACAACAACTCAGAGAAATTCATTCCTAGCAACGCTTTTCACCACTTTAGCATCTGG tCACCATGCAGCGCTGTGGTTTGtgggaacaatggcaaatgtgTGGCCTTATACAAAGAGAACAGCTATGTATGTCTCTGCAAAGAGGGATTCACAGGAAGAAATTGTGAAACCG TTGCTCCTGGATGTGCGAGCTACACCACTCTTAATGCATCGGATAGAAACGTGCACTacagaggaaagaaaaaatgtgaCAACAATCTCGAAACTAAATGGTATCGTTTTCAAGGCCAAACAGGAAAACAACTGGCAGTTAAATGTCCACCAGTCTGGAGATGTAACACCGCTTTGACGGGATGGATGAAAGGAAAACATCCAAATGTTGAAGATGGCATTGTTAAGAGACAAGTTTGCTTTCATGGGTATGGCAAATGTTGTTACAAAACCACAACAATTGATGTGCGCAGTTGTGGAGCATACTTTGTATACAAGTTAAGAAAAGTGTCAATTTGCAATTCACGTTACTGTGGAACTGGATAG
- the LOC136923428 gene encoding uncharacterized protein, with protein MEKITMKPHTKAFILIATIYVFAYAVKEISTQKENGTDGGSRHIKFTEDKLSYLNIGAVSRRFVKGSLHCALMCLESLPCFSFNLAAFADNNNELICEHLPSDKHNNSEKFFPSNAFHHFSIWSPCSAVVCGNNGKCVALYKENSYVCLCKEGFIGRNCETVVPECASYISLNAQDRSVHYRGRAKCDNNLETK; from the exons ATGGAAAAAATTACCATGAAACCACATACGAAAGCATTCATTTTGATTGCCACTATATATGTATTCGCTTACGCTGTTAAAG AGATTTCAAcgcaaaaagaaaatggaacGGATGGCGGAAGCCGTCATATCAAATTTACTGAAGACAAACTCTCCTACTTGAATATCGGAGCTGTAAGTCGACGTTTCGTTAAGGGAAGTCTCCATTGCGCGCTGATGTGTTTGGAAAGTCTGCCGTGTTTTTCATTCAACTTGGCTGCATTCGCGGACAACAACAATGAACTGATATGCGAACACCTTCCTTCAGACAAGCATAACAACTCAGAGAAATTCTTCCCCAGCAATGCTTTTCACCACTTCAGCATCTGG TCACCATGCAGCGCTGTGGTTTGtgggaacaatggcaaatgtgTGGCCTTATACAAAGAGAACAGCTATGTATGTCTCTGCAAAGAGGGATTCATAGGAAGAAATTGTGAAACCG TTGTTCCTGAATGTGCGAGCTACATCAGTCTCAATGCACAGGATAGAAGCGTGCACTACAGAGGAAGGGCAAAATGTGACAACAATCTCGAAACAAAATAG
- the LOC136923426 gene encoding uromodulin-like has protein sequence MEKITMKPHTKAFILIATIYVLAYAVKEISTQKENGTAGGSRHIKFIEDKLSYLNIGAVSRRFVKGSLHCALMCLESLPCFSFNLAAFADNNDELICEHLPSDKHNNSNKFIPSNAFHHFSIWSPCSAVVCGNNGKCVALYKENSYVCLCKEGFTGRNCETDIDECTSSESNPCQNGGTCANVLGAFQCQCPELFIGARCETVTPECTSYITLNASDRNVDFRGERTKCDNNLAIEWYRFQGQAGKQLAIKCPPVQRCNTDLTGWMNGKHPNVDDGIVKRQVCFHRDKNCCYKTTTIDVRSCGAYFVYKLRKVPTCRLRYCGTG, from the exons ATGGAAAAGATTACCATGAAACCACATACGAAAGCATTCATTTTGATTGCCACTATATATGTATTAGCTTACGCTGTTAAAG AGATTTCAAcgcaaaaagaaaatggaacGGCTGGCGGAAGCCGTCATATCAAATTTATTGAAGACAAACTCTCCTACTTGAATATCGGAGCTGTAAGTCGACGTTTCGTTAAGGGAAGTCTCCATTGCGCGCTGATGTGTTTGGAAAGTCTACCGTGTTTTTCATTCAACTTGGCTGCATTCGCGGACAACAACGATGAACTGATATGCGAACACCTTCCTTCAGACAAGCATAACAACTCAAACAAATTCATCCCTAGCAATGCTTTTCACCACTTCAGCATCTGG TCACCATGTAGCGCTGTGGTTTGtgggaacaatggcaaatgtgTGGCCTTATACAAAGAGAACAGCTATGTATGTCTCTGCAAAGAGGGTTTCACAGGAAGAAATTGTGAAACGG aCATCGACGAATGTACGAGCAGTGAAAGCAATCCATGCCAAAATGGCGGCACATGTGCTAATGTCCTTGGGGCATTCCAGTGTCAATGCCCAGAGTTATTCATTGGCGCTCGATGCGAAACAG TTACTCCTGAATGTACGAGCTACATCACTCTTAATGCATCGGATAGAAACGTGGACTTCCGAGGAGAAAGGACAAAATGTGACAACAATCTCGCAATAGAATGGTATCGTTTTCAAGGCCAAGCAGGAAAACAACTGGCGATTAAATGTCCACCAGTCCAGAGATGTAACACCGATTTGACGGGATGGATGAACGGAAAACATCCAAATGTCGACGATGGCATTGTAAAGAGACAAGTTTGCTTTCATAGGGATAAGAATTGTTGCTATAAAACCACAACAATTGATGTGCGCAGTTGTGGAGCATACTTTGTATACAAGTTAAGAAAAGTGCCAACCTGTAGGTTACGTTACTGTGGAACTGGATAG